A window of the Lactuca sativa cultivar Salinas chromosome 5, Lsat_Salinas_v11, whole genome shotgun sequence genome harbors these coding sequences:
- the LOC111892532 gene encoding tetraspanin-2, which translates to MAVSNNIIATLNFIALLCSIPIITAGIWLASKPDNECIRWLRWPVIIIGVLFLFLALTGFIGAYWNKQGLLAFYLFCNAALIITGLILLILAFVVTRPSGAYSVPGREYKEYRLMGYSEWLRDHITDSDNWGNIRACLASSSICTKMTQDSYTAPQFFASNISPLQSGCCKPPSVCGYQYVNPIMWVNPTNPMGDMDCPIWNNDPNQLCYNCDSCKAGLLGNLRKEWRRANTILIIAIVALISLYVIACSAYRNAQTEEIFQRYKHGWT; encoded by the exons ATGGCGGTTAGCAACAACATAATAGCAACTCTCAACTTCATAGCACTTCTCTGCTCCATTCCAATCATCACCGCTGGCATCTGGCTTGCCTCTAAACCGGACAACGAGTGCATCCGCTGGCTCCGATGGCCGGTCATCATTATCGGTGTTCTCTTCCTCTTCCTTGCCCTAACCGGCTTCATAGGTGCATACTGGAACAAACAAGGCCTCTTAGCCTTCTACCTCTTCTGTAACGCCGCTCTCATCATCACCGGTCTCATCCTCCTCATACTCGCGTTCGTCGTCACTCGTCCCTCCGGCGCCTACTCCGTTCCCGGACGGGAGTACAAAGAGTATCGATTGATGGGATATTCGGAGTGGCTACGCGATCACATCACCGATTCGGATAATTGGGGAAATATTAGGGCGTGTTTGGCTTCCTCCTCAATTTGCACGAAGATGACTCAGGATTCCTACACTGCTCCTCAATTTTTCGCTTCCAATATATCTCCTCTTCAG TCGGGATGTTGTAAGCCTCCAAGTGTGTGTGGATACCAATACGTGAACCCTATAATGTGGGTCAACCCGACAAACCCAATGGGTGATATGGATTGCCCCATTTGGAATAATGATCCGAACCAATTGTGTTATAACTGTGACTCTTGCAAAGCCGGATTGTTGGGGAACCTAAGGAAAGAATGGAGAAGAGCCAACACGATTTTGATTATAGCGATTGTGGCTCTTATCAGTCTGTATGTTATAGCTTGTAGTGCATATAGAAACGCTCAAACCGAAGAAATTTTTCAAAGGTACAAACATGGTTGGACTTGA
- the LOC111892614 gene encoding uncharacterized protein LOC111892614, which produces MCLFFAIVFYYELLSALIIYQKVVLMVLFLEPLHTSRFLALVIYQQVVSVPYARLQIVGSVNCLHNLILDRIGLHRLVLLPLLDQLRRGLSLSTLIVLLYPLSSFSCQFRDGVDEGVMVLNANRKVANVGVW; this is translated from the exons ATGTGCTTGTTCTTCGCCATCGTCTTCTATTACGAGCTTCTCTCTGCATTGATCATCTACCAAAAAGTTGTTCTGATGGTGCTATTCCTCGAGCCTCTCCATACTTCCAG GTTCTTAGCATTAGTCATCTACCAACAAGTTGTTTCGGTGCCATATGCTCGACTGCAGATAGTCGGGAGCGTCAATTGTTTACATAATTTGATTTTGGATCGGATAGGTTTGCATCGATTGGTCCTTCTGCCACTCCTTGATCAGCTTCGTAGAGGATTGAGCTTATCCACGCTCATCGTTCTTCTCTAtcctctctctagtttctcttgTCAATTTCG TGATGGAGTAGATGAGGGTGTGATGGTGTTGAATGCAAACAGGAAGGTTGCCAATGTTGGTGTTTGGTAG